A window of Patagioenas fasciata isolate bPatFas1 chromosome 5, bPatFas1.hap1, whole genome shotgun sequence contains these coding sequences:
- the PRPF19 gene encoding pre-mRNA-processing factor 19 translates to MALICSISNEVPEHPCVSPVSNHVYERRLIEKYIAENGTDPVNNQPLSEEQLIDIKVAHPIRPKPPSATSIPAILKALQDEWDAVMLHSFTLRQQLQTTRQELSHALYQHDAACRVIARLTKEVTAAREALATLKPQAGLIVPQAVPSSQPNVAGAGESMDLGELAGMTPEIIQKLQDKATVLTTERKKRGKTVPEELVKPEELSKYRQVASHVGLHSASIPGILALDLCPSDTNKILTGGADKNVIVFDKSSEQILATLKGHTKKVTSVVFHPSQDLVFSASPDATIRIWSVPNASCVQVVRAHEGSVTGLSLHATGDYLLSSSDDQYWAFSDIQTGRVLTKVTDESSGCALTCAQFHPDGLIFGTGTMDSQIKIWDLKERTNVANFPGHSGPITSIAFSENGYYLATAADDSSVKLWDLRKLKNFKTLQLDNNFEVKSLIFDQSGTYLALGGTDVQIYICKQWTEILHFTEHSGLTTGVAFGHHAKFIASTGMDRSLKFYSL, encoded by the exons ATGGCCCTCATCTGCTCCA TTTCCAACGAGGTCCCCGAGCACCCCTGCGTCTCCCCGGTTTCCAACCACGTCTACGAGCGGCGGCTGATCGAGAAATACATCGCGGAGAACGGCACCGACCCCGTGAACAACCAGCCCCTGTCCGAGGAGCAGCTCATCGACATCAAAG TTGCCCACCCGATCCGGCCCAAGCCGCCGTCTGCCACCAGCATCCCAGCCATCCTCAAGGCTCTGCAGGATGAATGG GATGCTGTCATGCTGCACAGCTTCACGCTGCGCCAGCAGCTCCAGACCACGCGCCAGGAGCTGTCCCACGCGCTCTACCAGCACGACGCTGCCTGCCGCGTCATCGCCCGCCTCACCAAGGAGGTCACTGCTGCCAGAGAAG CTTTGGCCACTCTGAAGCCGCAGGCCGGGCTCATCGTGCCGCAGGCAGTGCCGTCCTCGCAGCCCAATGTGGCG GGAGCCGGCGAGTCCATGGACCTGGGTGAGCTCGCAGGCATGACCCCCGAGATCATCCAGAAG CTTCAAGACAAGGCAACGGTGCTGACCACGGAGCGAAAGAAG agaGGCAAGACCGTGCCAGAGGAGCTGGTGAAACCAGAGGAACTCAGCAAATACCGACAGGTTGCTTCGCACGTG GGGCTGCACAGCGCCAGCATCCCAGGAATTCTTGCCTTGGACCTCTGTCCTTCCGACACCAACAAGATCCTCACCG GCGGGGCTGATAAAAACGTCATCGTCTTTGACAAGAGCTCGGAGCAGATCCTGGCCACGCTCAAGGGACACACCAAGAAGGTCACCAGCGTCGTCTTCCACCCATCTCAG GATTTGGTGTTCTCAGCTTCTCCCGATGCCACCATCCGCATCTGGTCTGTCCCCAACGCCTCCTGCGTGCAGGTCGTCCGTGCCCACGAGGGCTCCGTCACGGGGCTGAGCCTCCACGCCACGGGCGATTATCTCCTCAGCTCCTCCGATGACCAG tattgggCTTTTTCGGATATCCAGACAGGCCGTGTCCTCACCAAGGTGACAGATGAGAGCTCTGGCTGCG CTCTCACTTGTGCCCAGTTCCACCCGGACGGGCTCATTTTTGGAACAGGGACGATGGATTCTCAGATCAAGATCTGGGATCTGAAG GAACGCACCAACGTGGCCAACTTCCCCGGCCACTCGGGCCCCATCACCAGCATCGCCTTCTCGGAGAACGGCTACTACCTGGCCACGGCGGCCGACGATTCCTCCGTCAAACTCTGGGATTTGCGCAAACTCAAGAATTTCAAGACATTGCAGCTGGACAACAACTTCGAG GTGAAGTCTCTCATCTTCGACCAGAGCGGTACCTACCTGGCGCTGGGCGGGACGGACGTGCAGATCTACATCTGCAAGCAGTGGACGGAAATCCTCCACTTCACAG AGCACAGCGGCCTCACCACAGGAGTGGCTTTTGGCCACCACGCCAAGTTCATCGCCTCCACCGGCATGGACCGCAGCCTCAAGTTCTACAGCCTGTAA